The stretch of DNA TCAATGCTTTCAAGATCAGTATCGTGTAAAATCTTTTTCAGCTGATCCTGACAGAGAACATTAGATGCAACAAGTTGCCTCTGTTCCTCTGTCAACTCAGAATGTTCCAATAAATTATGCGTAAATTGCATGCCATTGAGTGGGTTCCTTAATTCTTGGCGAATGTAGGTTAATTCCTTAAAGCTTTTTGTAGCAGCTTGTTCAGACATTTTCTGAACCTGGAGAGCATGCTGAAGCTCTGGGCTGGCCACATGCAGAAAGCAAAGAGCACCAGTGATCTTGCCCTCAGCATTTGTCCTCTTCTTAGCTGTGAGCAGGGATTCCACATACTTGCCATATGTATCGAAGAAACCAAAAAGGAGTTTCCCAGGATCCTGACCAGAAATCACTGTGTTCATCAGTATGCTAAGTTTTGTTAGAGTAGCATGATCTTTCACCCTACAGCCATACTCATGAAGGGTGAAAATCTCCCCAATTAACAACTTGTCTATTGCATCTTCCCTTTTCATACCAGTAATCTTCTGCATGGCTTCATTCCACTCTAAGCAGGAACCAAGATCATTGATCATAAATATGGGAGGGATAAGCTCACTGGGGTTCTTCACTATGGCAACATAGTCTCCTTGTATTCTAGTATACTTATCCATTATCATCTTCTGCCCAGTCAAATCCTGAGCTACAAAGCAAACTCCAACAACTTTGTCTGAAAGGTCCCGACTGCAGCAGGAGTTGACCATCAAAATTATAGGGCCATTGCATTCCTGTTGATTGAATGTTTTAAGCTTGATCTCCAGATTTTGCTCTTCGATTCCTGAAATACAAGAAAGGAGGCACTAAGATGTCATACAGAACAATGGACAATTCAGACAATGCTGGAGAGAACAGAAGATCACTTGAAGGCATAGTGACAAACCTGGTAAAGCTGAGTCCAAAATCTGTTTAACCACTTCAACAGAATCAGACATGACAAGATCTACGAGGGGCCTCCCTATGGCTTCCATAACAGGTAATCCAGTGAGTTCTGCGACTTTATTATTCCACCCATTTATGTTACCGTAAATGTCAACAGCAAAGATAGGGGCAGTTGCCGTCTCAATTAAGCGGACCATCTCGTTTGTAACTGTTCTTAGCTCAAGTAGCCCCTGTATCTTCTTTGTATCCTCAGATGGAGCTTTTACAATGGACCTTACATTGTTTTTGTTGGCATCTTCATCTTGCAGGGAGCCGCGTAATATTAACTGCAAAGAATGGATCGCGTCCATTTCAACATCCTCCCAGGGAACACTTCTCCATTTAACCACCTCCAAGAAGGCCTTGAATGAAGATCGTGGATGCATCTTCCGACCATTCTCATCTCCATCGGTCGTTTTATGCTTACGTCCACCCCACTTGATCTCCTTTGCTGTGTGGGCTCGGAACCAGAAGATAAAATCTTTGGAAGAGATCTTTATGGCTGCCATGCCACACACAACTTCACGAAGTGCAGCAGCACCAGGATAACCCGCTTCCACTAAGCTGTCGGTACTCAGCCCAGTTGAACCATCATGGTTCTCCTGAAGCCACGTGACAATGCTCCTTATCTCTGCCTCCGAGGGTGTTGATCCGAGCACCCAAAGCTGGTTTTGGTAGTACAGTGCAGTTCCATCACACTTTACTAGATCCATTACATTAGGCGACTGGGTAAATATCGCAACAGGAGCTTCTCGCAGAAGCATATCACACAGAAGGGTTTGCGTTCGGAGGATGTGCCTCTCCTTTGCCTGAGCAGCCAATTCTACCTCCTTGTTGAGCTGTATGCCAAACAGTTGCAAGAGAAACTCGCAAGCGTACCTTAGTGGGTAAGGAACGAACCTCGGACTCGTGTGATGGCAAACCACCAGCCCCCACAGCTTCCTTCCTTTGGGCTGCTGGTCACTCCCAGTATCCCCatcctcctcatcatcctcgTTTATAGTTACTGACAACACAAGTGACGCAACAGAGCCCATGTTTGCCATGTATTGCGCATGGCAACCATGGGGAGCCCGAAGCGTGGAACCACATAGGCTGAGAGGCTGTGCTAGGCTATCATCCTGAATGATCTTAACTGGAGTGGCAGAGCAATCGCATATCATCCGCACCTTGTTCTTCATAAACAGAAACCTGGACGCCTGCGGGATGTCAGTGGCTGGGTAGTGCACGCCAAGATATGGTTCTAGATCAGATCTCCTGCTCTCAGCGATAACCTCACCATGCTCATCCTCATGGAACTTGTACGCCATGACCCTGTCATAGCCCGTGAGCTCGCTCACCTCACGGACAAGCACATTGCACAGCAGCGAGAGGTTCCCGCTGGGCAGCGACTGCAGCCTGGAGATAGCCTTGGCGGCGAGCTTGTAGGACTTGAGCGCTCCCGCGGCGGTGACTGGCACGTCGGCGGGGTTGACCGGCTCGAGATCGATGACGAGGCCGACGTCGATGCGGTGCATAATGGCGTAGAAGGGCTTCCCCGACGTCCTGGCGTGCACGAGGATGGGGTTGAGCAGGTTGACCTCCCCGAAGATGGCGGCCTTGTGCAGCGCGACGGAGCTCTGCGTGCGGAAGAGCGTGCGCACGTCGGTGCCGAGGGCGAGCGCGTCCCGCTGGTCGATGGTGGGGACCGCGTGCGGCGTGAGGTCGAGCATCTCGGGCGCGTTCTCGCTGTAGGCGAGCAGCGCGAAGGTGTCCGGGTGGACGGCGAGCAGGCAGCCGAAGGGCTGGATGAAGCGGCCCCGCTGCAAGTTCTGGAGGTAGGCGGAGACGGTGCTGGTGCTGGCGGACGGGCGGTTGGCCGCGCTCACCGAGGAGGAGTAGTCGAAGTGGCGCTGGGAGCCCTCGAACTCGGCGTGCAGCTGCGCGTCCACGGGCGTCTGCGCCACCACCCGCGCGCTGTGCTTGGACCGCGCCGAGCTGCTCCGGGAGCACGTCCCCCGGTTGTTGGACCGCGACGacgacatcgccgccgccccccaatCAAAAGCCCCCCTTCCCCCCGCTACCGAACTAGCAGCTGCGGCCGCACTGCAGCTGCGGCGAGGGGAGCAGGAGCAAATGGGCGGATGAATCGCCGGGAATCATGGGCGCGGCAGCGGGGGGTAATTCGCCAAAAGCGGGCGGGTGGCCTTTGCTGGGGAGAAGGACGCAAGGGAGGGGATTGGATTCCGCCGCGGATAAGCACGCCTCCGatccgaggccgaggccgaggcttCGTGGCGCGCGAGtgggacagcggcggcggcggcggcggcggcggcggcggcagcgataatatctcctctcctccacgctgccctgccctgccctgctgCAAAGGGGAACAGGAaaggagcagcagcaacagcgaTGCGCGGCTGGGTGACTGACCGCGGGGAGCGGACGCCGGCGAGGAGCCCGCGGGGAGTTGGAGCGGCGGAAACAGGAGGACGCGCGGGGCTAGAGTGCTcggacccgccgccgcagctggggacgagtgggcggcgcggcgggcggtcaGGGCTCCGAGAGTGGAAAGCCTTGTAGCGTCATCCGGGGGGTCTTCTTCCCCGCAGCGGTCGATGCCCTTTCCATCTCCGGTAACCGTGAATCCCGGTGGGCCAGCGATCAGCAGcagattagattaattaaataAGATTAAAGATGTGGCTGCCACGCGAACGTGATGATTAATCCTAGTCATGTCAATCAATCGCGTGCTTGTTtggttttcttttgtttttactGCCGCCAAAAAAAATGGTGCTTGTGTAGCAGCAGATGTAGCGTGGCAACCAAACACGCCCGAATTGGCCGGTGGTTAGAGGAGGGAGCAACTTGTCCTGACCCCATGGTTCACAAAACCTGACGGGAACCGACGCGGTTTCCGTTTCTCGTTCCGATTCAAAAACGAAAACCCAGTCGGAAAACGCCGGAAACCGCACGGAAACGTCGGAAACCGTCCGGTTTTTCGTTCCCGGACTTCACCGGGAAATAACTTCCCGACGGGAAGTTAAACCCTGCCTGACCCTCGAGGCCTCGACCTCTTCCTAGATCTCGAGACGAGCAACTTGCCTGAACGATCGGGATTGGCCATGCCCATCCCTCGTCATTCCGGGACGTGGACCTGCTACACGTTCCTGAGGCCCTGTTtaattaaatacagttgaaaaaaataactctgTAAACGACGAGATGAatattttaagtctaattaatttataattaaatattaattgtcaaataacaacgaaaataCTATAGTactgaaattcaaaaaatttggcgaactaaacaaggcctgaaAGATAAAGTGGTGGCCGTTACATTCCATCCGAAGTGCCCTGCCAGGATCCGAAAACAACGCGACACGAATTAGCCCCgtgttaaaaaaaaaaatccatcgtAATCCTATTACCCACGTCAGCCATGTTGCTGGCTGGGTATAGGTTCTGCTATAGGTTCTCTGCTCTGTCCTGCAAAGGTGCAAGAGCCATTTGGTTTGGAGTTTGGTCAACACCCGCTGAACGAAGCTTCTCCCGGCTGATTACACCACGGCAAAGCTTTGCTTCTTCAGTTCTACCGGGCGGCATATGGTTGAATttgggccttgtttggtttggagGTGAAAAAAAttttatgcaaacttttttaCATATTTAGTTGTAAAGTTAATAATTACTATATATACACAACTTTATGTTTGGTTGCATATGGCCTTATCTCTTGAGCCCAGTTTTAGCAATGTAGTCTGTAGCAATCAAACATATAGTTTTCTTCCCCAGAAATTTTTTCTCCCAAcccaaccaaacaaggccttggATCCAAAGCTTATCACGGTACGACATGACGCCTCGCCTTTGTTGatggagagtgtctccggaacGGACGAACACAACCACAGTAATGGGCAACACGGAAGTCAAGTAATAAAGTGCTCTTTCTTCATTTCCCCCAGATCCCCTTTAATGAACATTACACAGAGTATTTATAGGTGGTGTTACAACTTCAATGTACAATTACTCTATTGCACCCCTACAACGGTAATATTCCCGGAATATTCCTAGATGCGAGCGTAATTTGCCCGTTACAACTTAGTGCGCCACAGCTCAGCAGCGAGACCCACGCCGACCCCGGCATCTTCGCCGCATCCGACGAAGCTCCCGGACCCGCTGCTAAGTACTCTGCGAGACTCGTGTCACCAAGCCTTCGCTCCTCTCCGTCTTCTTGCTCGTGGAACGGCGACGACGGAACACCTCCGCGATAGCTCCTGGCGTCAGCTTTAGTCTTCCGGGTGCACCGTCTTCGCTTCCTGACCCGAAGACACGCGAAGATGTGTCGCCTTCTGCTGATAGACCTTCGGCTCGCCCTTGACTCGATGTCTTCGCGTGCCTCCGGCGATCTGACCAAAGGTGGTGACCCCAACAGCCCCATGCATTATTTTCGGATTTTCCGTCCCCATCGCGCGCACGAGGACCCGGGCTGATCTCTGTATCGGGGACGAACGCCCCCCTGTGCCGTGCACGACAAGAACTCAGCGGTGAGCAGGTTATAGCAGCCCTCGGATCAAATCCAACGGTGAGCGTGACCGGGAGCAGGGTATTAGCACTGCATCGGCGGCAAGTGGCAACAGGTTGGTTAGGCGTCGTCTCGCTGCGCCCACCAGAGCCACTGCACCGCCGCCCTGTGTATTGAGCTCCACGACGTGTCGACTTGTTCGTGCTCTGATAACCTGATGGGTGAGACCAGCAACTGTGCCTAACTGGTCAGCTAGCTTATCGTGTTCGTGTAACTGAACAAAACTGTTGATGGACGCTGACGGGTAACACTCCTAGCGTATAAAGCTCCAGGCACGACAGAACTGGGTGCTTGCCTTCacgcttttttttcttcttttcttgtaGAATCTGTCCTCCTTGCTTTGAGGCAAGGACGGAAAAGATGTGTGCAGCGACACCACCCCTTATCTGAGCTCTATCTGCTGGACCGGAGTCCGGAGTGATACTTCTCACCTCGACGAGCAAAGGCTCATCAGAGTATAGTAGAAAAAGAGGATATAACTATTTTTGAAAAGttgaaaaaaaacacaaaagaaTATTTTATTCCTCTTCCACTCTTCAAAGCAACAAAAGTACCCCGACTAAAGACTACTCCTCTTCGGAGGGATCGCCTTCCAATTCCGAAAAAGAATTGAAAATAAAGGTTGAGCTAAGGGATTGCTAGAAAGCTGGAATCCCAAGTTGAATGGAACGGGCGGCCGGTAAGTCTAATTTATAACTTTGCATGCCTTCATCTGATCCTTATGGGAAAAGTAGCATGGGGATTCATAAACACTCATGTAGCTTATAGGAAGTAATTTCTGTAGATAAGTGATTTATTTTAGAGTAGCAAGACTGCAAGAGAAGAAACTAGATAGTGCTGGAGAAGAAAGACACCTTACATCTTCAGCAAACAGGACCGTAATTCGCTATGGATAGACATGGATAAGCACATCTAGTTATAAAATTGATACAACCTAAAATTGATGAAACACCTAATAGATGAAGACTAAAAATTGCTAAATCAACTCCAGAATGGCTGGTAATACCACTTAAGAGTGGATAGACGTCCTCCCAATACTGCTGCCCACTTCTACTAAGACTGAGCTTAACTAAAATAGGTTGGCACTTTTATTGCTGGTAGTTGAAGATCCGGGATCTATCGGTCAGACTATTAAAAAAACTTCTGTTGCAAGGTAATTTTTTAAGTCTATTTAGACTCTTCGTAGAAAAAAGGGATTTGCTGCTTTCTTAGTAACAATATTCTTATGCTATCTGCCTGTGGAGAAGAAGAATAgttcaaaaaaaaggagaagatcAACAAATAATTTCTCTCCAACAGAGCCCAGACATGCCGAGCTATTTCTGAAACCGCACAGCGTCGCCGCGCCATATTTTGGCGCAGGATCGCGTATTCGTGTGGGGGCTCACGTCCCTCCACGCCTGCCGTCGGCACGCAAGCCCGGCACTAGAAGCATATCCGGGCGGGCGGGCCgaaacggcggcggcagcactgACTCTGGGGCGATTTGGTTGGTGCGGCGTGCAGAGGCGATCCAGCCTGGATAGTCTGAAACGGGATAGCCTGAAGCGCGCAACGTGCGTAGGCCTCCAAGGCTTCAGCTGACCACTCCTACAACCAGAAGCGCTGTACTAGTAGGACAGCAAAGTGCCAAACCCAAACTGATTCCGTATAtaattcatcattagcagatgcttactgtagcacaatatgatcaaatcatgaactaattagatttaatagatCCATCTAGTGAATTAGCTTCCATTtatacaattaattttatatttaacatATATTTAATAATTCTGAATAGTGTTCAAACATCCTAT from Panicum virgatum strain AP13 chromosome 9K, P.virgatum_v5, whole genome shotgun sequence encodes:
- the LOC120649743 gene encoding phytochrome C; its protein translation is MSSSRSNNRGTCSRSSSARSKHSARVVAQTPVDAQLHAEFEGSQRHFDYSSSVSAANRPSASTSTVSAYLQNLQRGRFIQPFGCLLAVHPDTFALLAYSENAPEMLDLTPHAVPTIDQRDALALGTDVRTLFRTQSSVALHKAAIFGEVNLLNPILVHARTSGKPFYAIMHRIDVGLVIDLEPVNPADVPVTAAGALKSYKLAAKAISRLQSLPSGNLSLLCNVLVREVSELTGYDRVMAYKFHEDEHGEVIAESRRSDLEPYLGVHYPATDIPQASRFLFMKNKVRMICDCSATPVKIIQDDSLAQPLSLCGSTLRAPHGCHAQYMANMGSVASLVLSVTINEDDEEDGDTGSDQQPKGRKLWGLVVCHHTSPRFVPYPLRYACEFLLQLFGIQLNKEVELAAQAKERHILRTQTLLCDMLLREAPVAIFTQSPNVMDLVKCDGTALYYQNQLWVLGSTPSEAEIRSIVTWLQENHDGSTGLSTDSLVEAGYPGAAALREVVCGMAAIKISSKDFIFWFRAHTAKEIKWGGRKHKTTDGDENGRKMHPRSSFKAFLEVVKWRSVPWEDVEMDAIHSLQLILRGSLQDEDANKNNVRSIVKAPSEDTKKIQGLLELRTVTNEMVRLIETATAPIFAVDIYGNINGWNNKVAELTGLPVMEAIGRPLVDLVMSDSVEVVKQILDSALPGIEEQNLEIKLKTFNQQECNGPIILMVNSCCSRDLSDKVVGVCFVAQDLTGQKMIMDKYTRIQGDYVAIVKNPSELIPPIFMINDLGSCLEWNEAMQKITGMKREDAIDKLLIGEIFTLHEYGCRVKDHATLTKLSILMNTVISGQDPGKLLFGFFDTYGKYVESLLTAKKRTNAEGKITGALCFLHVASPELQHALQVQKMSEQAATKSFKELTYIRQELRNPLNGMQFTHNLLEHSELTEEQRQLVASNVLCQDQLKKILHDTDLESIEQCYMDMNMVEFKLEEALNTVLMQGMSLGKEKRISVERDWPVEVSCMYLYGDNLRLQQVLADYLTCTLQFTQPAEGPIVLQVIPKKENIGSGMQIAHLEFRIVHPAPGVPEALIQEMFRHSPEVSREGLGLYICQKLVKMMSGTVQYLREADSSSFIVLVEFPVAQLSSKRSKPSTSKF